One stretch of Chitinophaga pendula DNA includes these proteins:
- a CDS encoding glycoside hydrolase family 38 C-terminal domain-containing protein, which translates to MKSFFMAMLCTVACVPAIAQRSVPYLGKINWINGYAKELSGETIRYYSAYPDYATTALLTRATDGKKTIVWQTDKVPADIKGPYVYFSWVAAHSSATNSGERHFDLYVDDEKLLTFTTLPGNKVPTWTVGTADSSRLVFEQIRQDGARDAHGMAFLRLPRSRVRAGQPVTLKVVGQAQRSNDWYMTFKFTFEEKIDATAPPFLLRGGKQPVTLTALHFGLPRSLTVDAGRYGTFSFPVQEGINTMDIPVTAVQQKDSIRLKVMDGKRVLSDRYVTLTPVIPRELHFIHHSHTDIGYSHLQPEVLQIHLRNIDDALRMIEATRSYPPEARFKWNIESLWVVEHYLKQASPAKKAAFVAAVKEGSICLSALYANMLTGLSLPEELFHYTDYAAQLRKEYGFTIPSAMISDVPGYTWTTVTALAKGGVKYFSSGPNYLGEGHPNLGDRVGHFVRHWGDKPAWWVSPSGEEKILLWTAGKGYSSWHGTAPGAVFERGKQHIALYLQSLADSSYPYEMVQWRYNVVADNGPIDTAVSRFVKEWNERYQSPRIVLNTTDQLFAAFEQRYGKQLPVVKGDITPYWEDGAGSTAQEEGENRRTSLQLQQLTNAYAILGATRYDAQRFYEAWTNVLLFHEHTWGAHNSISQPEVPFVTEQWRIKRQFMQDARTQAEGLSAALLQPITDSGSRRIVVVNTLSRERSGPVRIAMAGKSVKDAQGRRYPLQALRDGGYVFVAKDVPALGTAEYEVSDVAVRAREAATLHGSVLSNQQVQVGWDTIHGSITQLSQVSGRNYAGQFREQGLNSYWYVPGLDPAQARSNEAVRTTIIDRGPVVTTVSLSGGAPGTKQLERRLSLYAGSDMVLLENVIDKQAIREKEAVHFGFPFDVPAGAATLDAGYGTLRYVADQLPGSNMDFLYGRRWMDVSAGGGGVQWLLLEAPMVEPGQMTDERRVVVQSHRLWRTAGGPTSTWFSYVMNNYWHTNYKADQSGVSRYHYALRPHRENDGAAMEQAAADFTQPLLAIPVRAGVQLPRSLFRLSNPSLTVTSVTPQAGGRYVVRVFNPQAEAQQTRIEWGSLHPGRMVRAGDGQAFSPTDMIQLAGMGVAEYELLP; encoded by the coding sequence ATGAAGAGCTTTTTCATGGCCATGCTATGTACGGTAGCCTGCGTACCAGCTATTGCCCAAAGGTCTGTACCCTACCTGGGTAAGATCAACTGGATCAACGGATATGCGAAGGAGTTGTCCGGGGAAACGATCCGATATTATTCAGCTTATCCGGACTATGCTACTACTGCTTTATTGACACGCGCTACTGACGGTAAGAAAACGATTGTCTGGCAGACGGACAAGGTGCCTGCGGATATCAAGGGGCCTTATGTTTATTTCAGCTGGGTGGCGGCGCATTCTTCTGCTACGAATAGTGGCGAACGTCATTTTGATCTGTATGTGGATGATGAGAAGCTATTGACCTTTACGACATTGCCCGGTAATAAGGTACCTACCTGGACTGTCGGGACGGCTGACAGCAGCAGGCTGGTGTTTGAGCAGATACGCCAGGACGGTGCGCGGGATGCGCACGGGATGGCCTTTCTGCGGTTGCCGCGGAGCCGGGTACGTGCTGGTCAGCCGGTGACGTTGAAGGTGGTGGGACAGGCGCAGCGTAGTAATGACTGGTATATGACCTTTAAGTTCACGTTTGAGGAGAAGATCGATGCGACGGCTCCTCCCTTTCTGTTACGCGGCGGCAAGCAACCTGTTACGCTGACGGCGTTACACTTTGGTCTTCCCCGGTCGCTGACGGTAGATGCCGGCCGGTATGGTACTTTCTCTTTCCCGGTGCAGGAAGGCATTAATACGATGGACATCCCTGTTACTGCGGTGCAACAGAAAGACAGTATCCGGCTGAAGGTGATGGACGGGAAGCGGGTGTTGTCTGACCGGTATGTGACGTTGACGCCGGTGATTCCGCGGGAGCTGCATTTTATTCATCACTCGCACACTGACATTGGTTATTCTCATTTGCAGCCGGAGGTGTTGCAGATACACCTGCGTAATATTGACGATGCTTTACGGATGATTGAGGCTACGCGTAGTTATCCGCCGGAGGCACGTTTCAAGTGGAACATAGAATCGTTGTGGGTGGTGGAGCATTATTTGAAACAGGCCAGTCCTGCGAAGAAGGCGGCTTTTGTGGCCGCGGTAAAGGAAGGCAGTATCTGTTTGTCTGCTTTATATGCCAATATGCTGACGGGGCTTAGTCTGCCGGAGGAGTTATTTCATTACACTGATTATGCGGCGCAGCTACGTAAGGAGTATGGGTTTACTATTCCCAGTGCCATGATCTCTGATGTGCCTGGTTATACTTGGACGACGGTGACGGCGTTGGCGAAGGGCGGGGTGAAATATTTTTCCAGCGGTCCTAATTACCTGGGAGAGGGACATCCTAACCTGGGTGACCGTGTGGGGCATTTTGTAAGGCATTGGGGGGATAAACCGGCCTGGTGGGTGTCTCCTTCCGGTGAGGAAAAGATATTGCTCTGGACGGCCGGGAAGGGATATTCTTCCTGGCACGGTACGGCGCCCGGCGCTGTCTTTGAGCGCGGCAAGCAGCATATTGCTTTGTACCTGCAATCGCTCGCAGATTCCAGTTATCCTTATGAGATGGTGCAATGGCGGTATAATGTGGTAGCGGATAATGGGCCTATTGATACGGCGGTATCTCGGTTTGTGAAGGAGTGGAATGAGCGGTACCAGTCGCCGAGGATTGTATTGAATACGACGGACCAGTTGTTTGCCGCTTTTGAGCAACGTTACGGTAAGCAGTTGCCGGTGGTAAAAGGGGATATAACACCATATTGGGAAGACGGTGCGGGATCGACGGCGCAGGAAGAGGGAGAGAACAGGCGTACCAGTCTGCAATTGCAGCAGTTGACCAATGCCTATGCTATATTGGGAGCGACGCGTTATGATGCGCAGCGGTTTTACGAAGCGTGGACGAATGTATTGTTGTTTCATGAGCATACGTGGGGAGCGCATAACAGTATCAGTCAGCCGGAAGTACCTTTTGTGACGGAGCAGTGGCGTATTAAGCGGCAGTTCATGCAGGATGCGCGTACGCAGGCGGAGGGGTTATCGGCGGCTTTGTTGCAGCCTATTACGGACAGTGGATCGCGCAGGATCGTGGTGGTGAATACGTTGTCGCGGGAACGTAGCGGGCCGGTGCGAATCGCGATGGCCGGTAAGTCGGTGAAGGACGCACAAGGGCGGCGGTATCCGTTGCAGGCATTGCGGGATGGCGGGTATGTATTTGTGGCGAAGGATGTTCCTGCCTTGGGTACGGCGGAGTACGAGGTATCTGATGTGGCGGTGCGGGCTAGGGAGGCGGCGACGCTACATGGCTCTGTGCTTAGCAACCAGCAGGTGCAGGTGGGCTGGGATACTATACACGGCAGTATCACGCAGTTGAGCCAGGTGAGTGGGCGTAATTATGCCGGTCAGTTCCGGGAGCAGGGGTTGAACAGTTATTGGTATGTGCCCGGATTAGACCCGGCGCAGGCCAGGTCCAATGAGGCGGTGCGGACTACTATTATAGACCGAGGGCCTGTTGTGACGACGGTATCGCTCAGTGGTGGTGCACCCGGTACTAAACAATTAGAAAGACGGTTGTCGTTGTATGCAGGATCGGATATGGTGTTGTTGGAGAATGTGATTGACAAGCAGGCGATACGGGAGAAGGAAGCGGTACATTTCGGGTTTCCATTTGATGTACCTGCGGGGGCGGCGACGTTGGATGCGGGGTATGGTACGCTGCGTTATGTGGCGGATCAGTTACCCGGTTCGAATATGGACTTTTTGTATGGCCGTCGTTGGATGGATGTATCAGCCGGTGGCGGTGGTGTGCAATGGTTGTTGCTGGAGGCGCCGATGGTGGAGCCCGGGCAGATGACGGATGAGCGACGGGTAGTAGTGCAAAGTCACCGGTTATGGCGGACGGCAGGGGGCCCCACATCGACCTGGTTCAGCTATGTGATGAATAACTATTGGCATACCAATTATAAAGCGGATCAGTCGGGTGTTAGCCGTTATCATTATGCCCTGCGGCCGCACCGCGAGAATGACGGTGCTGCGATGGAGCAGGCGGCGGCTGATTTTACGCAACCACTGCTGGCTATCCCGGTGAGAGCCGGTGTGCAGTTGCCCCGCAGTTTGTTCCGGTTGAGTAATCCGTCGTTGACGGTGACCAGCGTTACACCGCAGGCGGGAGGGCGATACGTGGTGCGGGTATTCAACCCACAGGCGGAGGCGCAGCAGACGCGTATTGAATGGGGAAGTTTGCACCCCGGGCGTATGGTGCGGGCAGGTGACGGGCAAGCCTTCTCTCCTACTGATATGATACAGTTGGCTGGTATGGGCGTAGCAGAATATGAACTTTTGCCTTAG
- a CDS encoding HAD family hydrolase, with translation MKDIKTIAFDADDTLWVNEPYFREAELQFAGLLEDYVSHHAASQELFKTEMERLSLYGYGVKGFMLCMIETILRVTDHRAPAVMIQQAINYGQDLLHRPIELLDGVEEVLQALSGKYRLVVATKGDLLDQERKLNKSGLAHYFHHIEIMSDKKEKDYRKLLKHLDCAPASFLMIGNSLKSDVMPVLDIGGHAFHIPYHTTWAHEEVSHEVTGDNLYTFEDIRSILPKLLEATTDTSH, from the coding sequence ATGAAAGATATCAAGACTATAGCATTTGATGCAGACGACACTTTGTGGGTGAACGAGCCTTATTTCCGTGAGGCGGAGTTACAGTTTGCCGGATTACTGGAGGATTATGTATCTCACCATGCGGCCTCCCAGGAATTGTTTAAAACGGAGATGGAGCGATTGTCGCTGTATGGATATGGTGTGAAGGGGTTTATGTTGTGTATGATAGAAACTATTCTGCGGGTCACGGATCACCGGGCGCCGGCGGTGATGATACAGCAAGCGATCAATTACGGGCAGGACTTGCTGCACCGGCCTATTGAATTGCTGGACGGTGTGGAGGAGGTATTGCAGGCGTTGAGCGGGAAGTACCGGCTGGTGGTGGCGACGAAAGGCGATCTGCTGGACCAGGAGCGTAAGCTGAACAAGTCCGGGTTGGCGCATTATTTCCACCATATTGAGATCATGAGTGACAAAAAGGAGAAGGACTATCGCAAGTTGTTGAAACATCTTGACTGTGCTCCTGCATCTTTCCTGATGATCGGGAATTCTCTTAAGTCGGATGTGATGCCTGTGCTGGATATTGGCGGTCATGCGTTCCATATTCCATATCATACTACCTGGGCGCATGAAGAGGTGAGTCATGAGGTAACGGGCGACAACCTGTATACTTTTGAGGATATCCGTTCTATATTGCCGAAACTACTCGAAGCTACTACTGATACGTCACATTAA
- a CDS encoding DNA alkylation repair protein, whose translation MEPLKEMYNRSFYERLSKLLQPLVPGFRPAAFLGDIHTDAFADMELKERMRHTTKVLHGYLPGDFGVTMQVFDQLIASIRAAGSGNSFAFMFLPDYIEVYGIEEYALSVAAIERVTQFISCEFAVRPFLLKYGLTMVEQLISWSRHPHYAVRRLSSEGLRPRLPWGLAVPYLKADPSVLFPMLEQLKHDPHEWVRKSVANHINDIAKDHPAVVVDIAKRWLGHSKETDAIVKHACRTLFKQGHPEILALYKLDSQHIRVEALSLQKPTVKVGGALTFAFDIRNQHADAQEIRIEYAVYFLRNNGTLYKKVFKISERILEGQEVLSMTKQHSFKPITTRTYYPGVHQVSVIINGKEMDIATFELTAG comes from the coding sequence ATGGAGCCATTGAAAGAAATGTATAACCGCTCGTTTTACGAGCGGTTATCTAAGTTATTACAGCCGCTGGTGCCTGGGTTCAGGCCAGCGGCCTTTTTGGGTGATATACATACGGATGCTTTTGCCGATATGGAGTTGAAGGAGCGGATGCGGCATACGACGAAGGTATTGCATGGGTATCTGCCTGGTGATTTCGGAGTGACGATGCAGGTATTCGACCAGTTGATTGCATCGATCCGGGCGGCTGGTTCCGGCAATAGTTTTGCGTTTATGTTCCTGCCGGATTATATCGAGGTGTATGGTATTGAGGAGTATGCGTTGTCTGTTGCGGCGATAGAGCGGGTGACGCAGTTTATCAGCTGTGAGTTTGCCGTACGACCGTTCCTGTTGAAATACGGGCTGACGATGGTGGAGCAGCTGATCTCCTGGTCCAGGCATCCGCATTATGCGGTGCGGCGATTGTCCAGCGAAGGGTTGCGGCCGCGGTTGCCCTGGGGGCTGGCGGTGCCTTATCTGAAGGCAGACCCCAGCGTACTGTTTCCCATGTTGGAGCAGTTGAAACATGATCCGCATGAGTGGGTGCGAAAGAGTGTAGCCAATCATATCAATGATATTGCGAAGGATCACCCGGCTGTGGTGGTGGACATTGCGAAGCGCTGGCTGGGACATAGTAAAGAGACGGATGCGATTGTGAAACATGCCTGCCGAACGCTGTTCAAACAAGGGCATCCGGAGATACTGGCGTTATATAAGCTGGACAGTCAGCATATCCGCGTGGAGGCGTTGTCTTTGCAAAAGCCAACCGTGAAGGTAGGCGGTGCATTGACTTTTGCTTTCGACATCCGTAATCAGCATGCAGACGCGCAGGAGATACGGATAGAGTATGCTGTTTATTTTCTACGTAATAATGGTACCCTGTATAAGAAGGTCTTTAAGATCAGTGAGCGTATCCTGGAGGGGCAGGAAGTATTGTCAATGACGAAACAACATTCCTTTAAACCTATTACGACGCGTACGTATTACCCCGGTGTGCACCAGGTGTCGGTAATCATCAACGGTAAGGAGATGGATATTGCGACCTTTGAGTTGACGGCCGGATAG